The following coding sequences lie in one Massilia sp. KIM genomic window:
- the dsbD gene encoding protein-disulfide reductase DsbD, translating to MIRLSFRGLLLACLTLFAALSLFASNAARAEEEFLDPAVAFRFAARMADPQTVEVTYQIADRYYMYRERFAFKANGATLGEPQIPPGKVKYDETFQKDVETYKGSVTIRIPVEAAGSFTLTAISQGCADAGLCYPPQEHSVTLGAGGGSSTAALPIGAAAGQGAAMSTPLSGQPQADSAPASVSAASKAASGGESELSSIAGILQGGRLLAIVPAFVLLGLGLAFTPCVLPMVPILSSIIVGEGQQVRRSRGFILSLAYSLGMAIVYTALGVAAGLIGEGLAAALQNPWVLGAFALLIVAMALSMFGFYELQLPASLQTRLASASGRQRSGKLAGVFAMGAISALIVGPCVAAPLAGALVYISQTRDVLVGGAALFSMAIGMSIPLLLVGLSAGSLLPRAGAWMESVKRLFGVLMLAMALWLVSPVIPGAAEMLLWAALFFGYGFYLLRHQRHWAAMAAGAAIAVLGAVQLVGVASGGRDALAPLAHLRGGAQPHLEFKRIKNVAELDAVLANTGGKTAMLDFYADWCVSCIEMEKLTFVDPAVQAKLGNTILLQIDVTANNADDKAMLKRFGLFGPPGIILFDRNGKEIPDSRVIGYQDAKKFLVSLQKLGG from the coding sequence ATGATCCGTCTTTCCTTCCGTGGCCTGCTGCTGGCCTGCCTGACCCTGTTTGCCGCGCTCAGCCTGTTCGCCTCGAACGCCGCCCGCGCCGAGGAGGAATTCCTCGACCCGGCCGTGGCCTTCCGCTTCGCCGCCCGCATGGCCGACCCGCAGACCGTGGAGGTGACCTACCAGATCGCGGACCGCTACTACATGTACCGCGAGCGCTTCGCCTTCAAGGCCAATGGCGCGACGCTGGGCGAACCGCAAATCCCGCCCGGCAAGGTCAAGTACGACGAGACTTTCCAGAAGGACGTCGAGACCTATAAAGGCTCGGTGACGATCCGCATCCCGGTCGAGGCGGCCGGCAGCTTCACCCTCACCGCGATCAGCCAGGGCTGCGCCGACGCCGGCCTGTGCTATCCGCCCCAGGAACACAGCGTGACCCTCGGCGCCGGCGGCGGATCAAGCACGGCGGCGCTGCCGATCGGCGCGGCCGCAGGGCAGGGCGCGGCCATGTCCACGCCGCTGTCCGGCCAGCCACAGGCCGACAGCGCACCGGCATCCGTATCGGCCGCGTCAAAGGCCGCAAGCGGCGGCGAATCCGAACTCTCGAGCATCGCCGGCATCCTCCAGGGCGGCCGCCTGCTGGCCATCGTGCCGGCCTTCGTGCTGCTCGGCCTGGGCCTGGCCTTCACGCCCTGCGTGTTGCCGATGGTGCCCATCCTGTCCTCGATCATCGTGGGCGAGGGCCAGCAGGTGCGCCGTTCGCGCGGCTTCATCCTGTCGCTGGCCTACTCGCTGGGCATGGCCATCGTCTACACGGCCCTGGGCGTCGCGGCCGGCCTGATCGGCGAAGGCCTGGCGGCGGCCCTGCAGAACCCCTGGGTGCTGGGGGCCTTCGCGCTCCTGATCGTGGCGATGGCGCTGTCGATGTTCGGCTTCTACGAGCTGCAATTGCCGGCCTCGCTGCAGACCCGGCTGGCGAGCGCCTCCGGCCGCCAGCGCTCCGGCAAGCTGGCCGGCGTGTTCGCGATGGGCGCGATCTCGGCCCTGATCGTCGGCCCCTGCGTGGCGGCCCCGCTGGCCGGCGCCCTGGTCTACATCAGCCAGACCCGCGACGTGCTGGTGGGCGGCGCGGCCCTGTTCTCGATGGCGATCGGGATGAGCATTCCGCTGCTGCTGGTGGGCCTCTCGGCCGGCTCGCTGCTGCCGCGCGCGGGGGCGTGGATGGAATCGGTCAAGCGCCTGTTCGGGGTGTTGATGCTGGCCATGGCCCTGTGGCTGGTGTCGCCGGTGATCCCGGGCGCGGCCGAGATGCTGCTGTGGGCGGCGCTGTTCTTTGGCTACGGCTTCTACCTGCTGCGCCATCAGCGTCATTGGGCCGCGATGGCGGCGGGGGCCGCGATCGCCGTGCTGGGCGCGGTGCAGCTGGTAGGCGTGGCGAGCGGCGGACGCGACGCGCTGGCGCCGCTGGCCCACCTGCGCGGAGGCGCGCAGCCGCATCTCGAATTCAAGCGCATCAAGAACGTGGCGGAGCTGGATGCGGTGCTGGCCAATACCGGCGGCAAGACGGCGATGCTGGACTTCTACGCCGACTGGTGCGTGTCCTGCATCGAGATGGAAAAGCTGACCTTCGTCGATCCGGCGGTGCAGGCGAAGCTGGGCAATACCATCCTGCTGCAGATCGACGTGACGGCGAACAATGCGGACGACAAGGCGATGCTCAAGCGCTTTGGCTTGTTCGGGCCGCCGGGGATCATCCTGTTCGATCGGAATGGGAAAGAAATTCCTGATAGCCGGGTGATCGGGTATCAGGATGCGAAGAAGTTCCTGGTGTCGCTGCAGAAGCTGGGCGGTTGA
- a CDS encoding Spy/CpxP family protein refolding chaperone: MNTIRKNIVIALTALGMAGAAIGVQAQTQAPVEGRHGHAMTQEQRAAKMAENKAKRAQMRAERQAKLRDALKLTPAQQPAWDAFVASMTPPDNGERAARGDRAQWASMTAPQRMQMRIERQKQRTARMEARLSALNSFYSVLTPEQRKVFDEQAKQGNGRHRGHHGMMHGKGAQA; this comes from the coding sequence ATGAACACCATTCGCAAGAACATTGTGATCGCGCTGACCGCCCTCGGCATGGCCGGCGCCGCCATCGGCGTCCAGGCACAGACCCAGGCCCCCGTGGAAGGCCGTCACGGCCACGCCATGACCCAGGAACAGCGGGCCGCCAAGATGGCCGAGAACAAGGCCAAGCGCGCGCAGATGCGGGCCGAGCGCCAGGCCAAGCTGCGCGACGCGCTCAAGCTGACCCCGGCGCAGCAGCCGGCCTGGGATGCCTTCGTGGCCAGCATGACGCCGCCGGACAACGGCGAGCGCGCCGCCCGCGGCGACCGCGCCCAGTGGGCCAGCATGACGGCGCCGCAGCGCATGCAGATGCGCATCGAACGCCAGAAGCAGCGCACCGCCCGCATGGAGGCGCGCCTGTCGGCCCTGAACAGCTTCTACTCGGTGCTCACGCCCGAACAGCGCAAGGTGTTCGACGAGCAGGCCAAGCAGGGGAATGGCCGTCATCGCGGTCATCACGGCATGATGCACGGAAAAGGTGCACAGGCTTAA
- a CDS encoding response regulator: MDNPSTILIVDDDRDIRTLLADYLESNGYRTLAAADGTGMWKALDEARPDLIVLDLNMPGDDGLTLCRKLRASSDLPVIMLTARNEPLDRILGLEMGADDYLPKPFEPRELLARIRSVLRRSHAMPSNSPSENVQQMKFSGWTLDLTARHLVNPQGVVIMLSGAEFRLLRVFLEHPNRVLNRDQLLNLTQGRDADPFDRSIDIQISRLRQKLGEDARMPQIIKTVRNGGYVLAGQVTVEPPA; the protein is encoded by the coding sequence ATGGATAATCCCTCTACGATTTTGATTGTCGACGACGACCGCGACATCCGTACCCTGCTGGCCGACTACCTCGAATCGAACGGTTATCGCACTCTCGCCGCCGCCGACGGCACCGGCATGTGGAAGGCCCTGGACGAAGCCCGGCCCGACCTGATCGTGCTCGACCTGAACATGCCAGGCGACGACGGCCTGACCCTGTGCCGCAAGCTGCGCGCCAGCTCGGACTTGCCGGTCATCATGCTGACCGCCCGCAACGAGCCGCTCGACCGCATCCTTGGCCTGGAAATGGGCGCCGACGACTACCTGCCCAAACCCTTCGAGCCGCGCGAGCTGCTGGCGCGCATCCGCAGCGTGCTGCGCCGCTCGCACGCCATGCCCTCCAATTCGCCCTCCGAGAACGTGCAGCAGATGAAGTTCTCGGGCTGGACCCTGGACCTCACCGCGCGCCACCTGGTCAACCCCCAGGGCGTGGTCATCATGCTCTCGGGCGCCGAGTTCCGCCTGCTGCGCGTCTTCCTTGAGCATCCCAACCGCGTGCTCAACCGCGACCAGCTGCTCAACCTGACCCAGGGCCGCGACGCCGACCCCTTCGACCGCTCGATCGACATCCAGATCAGCCGCCTGCGCCAGAAGCTGGGCGAAGACGCGCGCATGCCGCAGATCATCAAGACCGTCCGTAACGGCGGCTACGTGCTGGCCGGACAGGTGACGGTGGAGCCACCGGCGTGA
- the rpsK gene encoding 30S ribosomal protein S11 translates to MAKQQSSAAAARVRKKVKKNVAEGIAHVHASFNNTIITITDRQGNALSWATSGGAGFKGSRKSTPFAAQVAAEAAGRVAQESGVKNLEVRIKGPGPGRESAVRALNNLGIKITEIQDVTPVPHNGCRPPKRRRI, encoded by the coding sequence ATGGCCAAGCAACAAAGCAGCGCAGCAGCAGCTCGCGTGCGCAAGAAAGTCAAGAAGAACGTCGCCGAAGGCATCGCTCACGTCCACGCTTCGTTCAACAACACGATCATCACGATCACCGACCGTCAGGGCAACGCTCTGTCGTGGGCAACCTCCGGCGGCGCCGGCTTCAAGGGTTCGCGCAAGTCGACCCCGTTCGCAGCACAGGTGGCTGCCGAAGCTGCTGGCCGTGTCGCTCAGGAGTCGGGCGTGAAGAACCTGGAAGTGCGCATCAAGGGCCCGGGCCCGGGCCGCGAGTCGGCTGTGCGTGCACTGAACAACCTGGGCATCAAGATCACCGAGATCCAGGACGTGACCCCGGTTCCGCACAACGGCTGCCGTCCGCCGAAGCGTCGTCGTATCTAA
- the rpsD gene encoding 30S ribosomal protein S4 → MARYIGPKAKLSRREGTDLFLKSARRSLDSKCKLDVKPGQHGVKSGARTSDYGNQLREKQKVKRIYGVLERQFRRYFAEASRRKGNTGETLLKLLEARLDNVAYRMGFGSTRAEARQLVSHKAFTVNGNVVNIPSYQVKTGDVIAVREKAKKQVRIAEALSLAEQVGFPSWVSVDAKKFEGTFRSFPERNEIAADVNEALIVELYSR, encoded by the coding sequence GTGGCACGTTATATCGGACCCAAAGCAAAACTGTCGCGCCGTGAAGGCACCGACCTGTTCCTGAAGAGCGCACGCCGCTCGCTCGATTCGAAGTGCAAGCTGGACGTCAAGCCGGGCCAGCACGGCGTCAAGTCGGGCGCCCGTACCTCGGACTACGGCAACCAGCTGCGTGAAAAGCAGAAGGTCAAGCGTATCTACGGCGTGCTGGAGCGTCAGTTCCGCCGCTACTTCGCAGAAGCATCGCGCAGGAAGGGCAACACCGGCGAAACCCTGCTGAAGCTGCTGGAAGCCCGCCTGGACAACGTCGCCTACCGCATGGGCTTCGGCTCGACCCGCGCCGAAGCACGCCAGCTGGTGAGCCACAAGGCCTTCACCGTGAACGGCAACGTCGTGAACATCCCGTCGTACCAGGTCAAGACCGGCGACGTGATCGCTGTGCGCGAAAAGGCCAAGAAGCAAGTGCGTATCGCTGAAGCGCTGTCGCTGGCTGAACAAGTCGGCTTCCCGAGCTGGGTGTCGGTCGATGCCAAGAAGTTCGAAGGCACCTTCCGTTCGTTCCCGGAGCGTAACGAGATCGCAGCCGACGTCAACGAAGCGCTGATCGTCGAACTGTACTCGCGTTGA
- a CDS encoding efflux RND transporter periplasmic adaptor subunit: protein MKKKNMGLIAAAAAVVLAGGWYLNQGSAHAEAGPGKGGPGKGGAGGPPPVTVNVVAPQRQDVGVELLATGTVTPVRTVDLHPQTTATIRQVHIKEGDFVKEGQLMFSLDDRADRANVARAEAQVARDRAQLADLERQFKRSQELVAQKFLAQSAVDSLQSQVEAQRALVQSNAAAARASQVAASYTAIRAPMTGRVGAIDVHPGSLVQPTTSLTTITQLDPINVSFTLPESALASILSAQKQGKVEVRAKVTDDSQDVVGRLSFIDNTVDPQAGTIRVKGEFGNADTGLWPGQYVTARVTVQTIRDAVVIPQTAIITSTAGTFVYVAGADGAARQVPVKRLHAFGDFAAVSGLAGNESVITEGKQNLRPGGKIRLAGKGQGAQGDKKPADKGEKA, encoded by the coding sequence ATGAAAAAGAAGAACATGGGATTGATTGCCGCAGCCGCGGCGGTGGTGCTGGCCGGCGGCTGGTACCTGAACCAGGGCAGCGCGCATGCCGAAGCCGGACCGGGCAAGGGTGGTCCGGGCAAGGGCGGGGCGGGTGGCCCGCCACCGGTCACCGTCAACGTGGTGGCGCCCCAGCGCCAGGACGTGGGCGTGGAACTGCTCGCCACCGGCACCGTGACGCCGGTGCGCACCGTCGACCTGCATCCGCAGACCACCGCCACCATCCGCCAGGTCCACATCAAGGAAGGCGACTTCGTCAAGGAAGGCCAGCTGATGTTCTCGCTGGACGACCGCGCCGATCGCGCCAACGTGGCGCGCGCCGAAGCCCAGGTGGCGCGCGACCGCGCCCAGCTCGCCGACCTCGAACGCCAGTTCAAGCGCAGCCAGGAACTGGTGGCCCAGAAATTCCTCGCCCAGAGCGCCGTCGATTCCCTGCAAAGCCAGGTCGAGGCCCAGCGCGCCCTGGTGCAGAGCAATGCCGCCGCCGCCCGCGCCAGCCAGGTCGCGGCCAGCTATACCGCGATCCGCGCGCCGATGACGGGCCGGGTCGGCGCCATCGACGTCCACCCGGGCAGCCTGGTGCAGCCGACGACCTCGCTCACCACCATCACCCAGCTCGACCCGATCAACGTCTCCTTCACCTTGCCGGAATCGGCCCTGGCCTCGATCCTGAGCGCCCAGAAGCAGGGCAAGGTCGAGGTGCGCGCCAAGGTCACCGACGACAGCCAGGACGTGGTGGGCCGCCTGTCCTTCATCGACAACACGGTCGACCCGCAGGCCGGCACCATCCGCGTCAAGGGCGAGTTCGGCAACGCCGACACCGGCCTGTGGCCGGGCCAGTACGTGACCGCGCGCGTCACCGTCCAGACCATCAGGGACGCAGTGGTGATCCCGCAGACCGCGATCATCACCTCGACCGCCGGCACCTTCGTCTACGTGGCCGGGGCCGACGGCGCGGCGCGCCAGGTGCCGGTCAAGCGCCTGCACGCCTTCGGCGACTTCGCGGCCGTCAGCGGCCTGGCCGGCAACGAGAGCGTGATTACCGAGGGCAAGCAGAACCTGCGTCCGGGCGGCAAGATTCGCCTGGCGGGCAAGGGGCAGGGCGCCCAGGGCGACAAGAAACCCGCTGACAAGGGCGAGAAGGCATGA
- the rplQ gene encoding 50S ribosomal protein L17, with amino-acid sequence MRHRHGLRKLNRTSSHRLAMLRNMTVSLLRHEAIKTTLPKAKELRRVVEPILTLGKTDTLANKRLAFSRLRDREIVLKLFAELGPRYANRNGGYLRILKMGFRVGDNAPMAYVELVDRPEPTTAEEAPTAE; translated from the coding sequence ATGCGTCACCGTCACGGCCTTCGTAAGCTGAACCGTACTTCGTCCCACCGCCTGGCCATGCTGCGCAACATGACTGTTTCGCTGCTGCGTCACGAAGCCATCAAGACCACCCTGCCGAAAGCAAAGGAACTGCGTCGCGTCGTCGAGCCGATCCTGACCCTGGGCAAGACCGACACCCTGGCTAACAAGCGTCTGGCGTTCTCGCGCCTGCGCGACCGCGAAATCGTGCTGAAGCTGTTCGCCGAACTGGGCCCGCGCTACGCTAACCGCAACGGCGGTTACCTGCGCATCCTGAAGATGGGCTTCCGCGTTGGCGACAACGCACCGATGGCTTACGTCGAACTGGTCGACCGTCCGGAACCGACCACCGCTGAAGAAGCACCGACCGCTGAGTAA
- the rpmJ gene encoding 50S ribosomal protein L36, with protein MKVNASVKRICRNCKIIKRKGVVRVICVEPRHKQRQG; from the coding sequence ATGAAAGTTAACGCTTCAGTCAAGCGGATCTGCCGCAACTGCAAGATCATCAAGCGCAAGGGCGTGGTCCGTGTGATCTGCGTCGAGCCGCGTCACAAGCAGCGTCAAGGTTAA
- a CDS encoding DNA-directed RNA polymerase subunit alpha, whose amino-acid sequence MQNSLLKPRIIDVEALGAGHAKVVMEPFERGYGHTLGNALRRVLLSSMIGYAPTEVTIAGVVHEYSSLDGVQEDVVDLLLNLKGVVFKVHNRDSVTLTLKKEGEGAVLASDIDLPHDVELINPDHVIAHLTAGGKLDMQIKVEKGRGYVPGNVRRLSEDTNKTIGRIILDASFSPVRRVSYAVESARVEQRTDLDKLIINIETNGVITPEEAIRQSARVLVDQLNVFAALEGTEAAAEAPSRAPLVDPILLRPVDDLELTVRSANCLKAENIYYIGDLIQRSENELLKTPNLGRKSLNEIKEVLASRGLTLGMKLENWPPAGLEK is encoded by the coding sequence ATGCAAAATAGTCTGTTGAAACCACGTATCATCGATGTTGAAGCACTGGGCGCCGGCCACGCGAAAGTCGTGATGGAGCCCTTCGAACGTGGTTATGGCCACACGCTGGGTAACGCGCTGCGTCGCGTTCTGCTGTCGTCGATGATCGGCTACGCGCCGACCGAAGTGACGATCGCCGGCGTCGTGCACGAGTACTCGTCGCTGGACGGCGTGCAGGAAGACGTCGTCGACCTGCTGCTGAACCTCAAGGGCGTGGTGTTCAAGGTGCACAACCGTGATTCGGTCACCCTGACCCTGAAGAAGGAAGGCGAAGGCGCCGTGCTGGCTTCGGACATCGACCTGCCGCATGACGTGGAACTGATCAACCCGGATCACGTGATCGCTCACCTGACCGCCGGCGGCAAGCTGGACATGCAGATCAAGGTCGAGAAGGGCCGCGGCTATGTGCCGGGTAACGTGCGCCGCCTGTCGGAAGACACCAACAAGACCATCGGCCGCATCATCCTGGACGCGTCGTTCTCGCCGGTCCGTCGCGTGTCCTACGCCGTGGAATCGGCCCGTGTCGAACAGCGTACCGACCTGGACAAGCTGATCATCAACATCGAAACCAACGGTGTGATCACCCCGGAAGAAGCGATCCGCCAGTCGGCCCGTGTCCTGGTGGACCAGCTGAACGTGTTCGCCGCCCTGGAAGGCACCGAAGCCGCCGCCGAAGCACCGTCGCGCGCTCCGCTGGTCGATCCGATCCTGCTGCGTCCGGTGGACGACCTGGAACTGACCGTCCGTTCGGCGAACTGCCTGAAGGCCGAGAACATCTACTACATCGGCGACCTGATCCAGCGTTCGGAAAACGAACTGCTGAAGACCCCGAACCTGGGTCGCAAGTCGCTCAACGAAATCAAGGAAGTGCTCGCTTCGCGCGGCCTGACCCTGGGCATGAAACTCGAGAACTGGCCGCCGGCTGGTCTGGAAAAGTAA
- the infA gene encoding translation initiation factor IF-1, with the protein MAKDDVIQMQGEILENLPNATFRVKLENGHVVLGHISGKMRMNYIRILPGDKVTVELTPYDLSRARIVFRTK; encoded by the coding sequence ATGGCAAAAGACGACGTCATCCAAATGCAGGGGGAGATTCTCGAGAATCTCCCGAACGCGACCTTTCGCGTGAAGCTGGAAAACGGGCACGTGGTGCTGGGACATATCTCGGGTAAAATGCGGATGAATTACATCCGCATTCTCCCGGGCGACAAGGTGACGGTGGAACTGACCCCGTACGACCTGTCCCGAGCCCGCATCGTGTTCCGCACCAAGTAA
- a CDS encoding ATP-binding protein: MKAFLGSMTGRVFVTLLLGIVISAALTQLAADYERLRLFEQQRDQHLLERAEQLVMATEIVPASARSVYLSVANRPGLRLEVAAPQPLAPVRSWFANSLAARLGEGYAIESAASRPPSCDMPHQQPMLYGLVTTQWSGACEALNVRLRDGAELRLSVLPPRSAIVGPETDYRTVIALFLLSIAGLAYLVARMTTRPLKQLARAAQDLGQDINRPPLELRGASEIRQASAAFNAMQARIRQYIFQRTQMLAAITHDLQTPLTRMRLRLEKVPDAELQERLVGDLSAMQEMVREGLVLARSMDTTEAMQMLDLDSLLEAVCADAVDAGQAVELEGHSGMALLGRPLDLRRCLGNLIDNAVKYGREARVCVDHIHGAARVRIRDSGPGIPQAELSRVFDPFYRVESSRSRESGGTGLGLTIARNIAEQHGGSIALANHPEGGLEVTLKLPEYYPNK; the protein is encoded by the coding sequence GTGAAAGCCTTCCTCGGCTCGATGACCGGCCGCGTGTTCGTCACGCTGCTGCTCGGCATCGTCATCTCCGCCGCCCTGACCCAGCTGGCCGCCGACTACGAGCGCCTGCGCCTGTTCGAGCAACAGCGCGACCAGCACCTGCTGGAACGCGCCGAACAATTGGTGATGGCGACCGAGATCGTGCCGGCCTCCGCGCGCAGCGTCTACCTGTCGGTGGCCAACCGGCCCGGCCTGCGCCTCGAAGTGGCCGCGCCCCAGCCCCTGGCGCCGGTGCGCAGCTGGTTCGCCAACTCGCTCGCCGCCCGCCTGGGCGAAGGCTATGCGATCGAATCGGCGGCGTCGCGCCCGCCCTCCTGCGACATGCCGCACCAGCAGCCCATGCTCTACGGCCTGGTGACCACCCAGTGGAGCGGCGCCTGCGAGGCGCTCAACGTGCGCCTGCGCGACGGCGCCGAGCTGCGCCTGTCGGTGCTGCCGCCGCGCTCGGCCATCGTCGGCCCCGAGACCGACTACCGCACCGTGATCGCGCTCTTCCTCCTGAGCATCGCCGGCCTGGCCTACCTGGTGGCGCGCATGACCACCCGCCCGCTCAAGCAACTGGCCCGCGCCGCCCAGGACCTCGGCCAGGACATCAACCGCCCGCCGCTGGAGCTCAGGGGCGCCAGCGAGATCCGCCAGGCCAGCGCCGCCTTCAACGCCATGCAGGCGCGCATCCGCCAGTACATTTTCCAGCGCACCCAGATGCTGGCCGCCATCACCCACGACCTGCAGACCCCGCTCACCCGCATGCGCCTGCGCCTGGAAAAAGTGCCCGACGCCGAGCTGCAGGAACGCCTGGTGGGCGACCTGTCGGCGATGCAGGAAATGGTGCGCGAGGGCCTGGTGCTTGCGCGTAGCATGGACACCACCGAGGCGATGCAGATGCTCGACCTCGATTCGCTGCTCGAGGCGGTGTGCGCCGATGCGGTCGACGCCGGACAGGCCGTCGAACTCGAAGGCCATTCCGGCATGGCCCTGCTGGGCCGGCCGCTCGACCTGCGCCGCTGCCTGGGCAACCTGATCGACAACGCGGTCAAGTATGGCCGCGAAGCGCGCGTGTGCGTGGACCACATCCACGGCGCCGCGCGCGTGCGCATCCGCGACAGCGGGCCGGGCATCCCCCAGGCCGAGCTGAGCCGGGTGTTCGACCCGTTCTACCGCGTCGAGAGCTCGCGTTCGCGCGAGTCCGGCGGGACCGGGCTGGGACTGACGATCGCGCGCAACATCGCCGAGCAGCACGGCGGCAGCATCGCGCTGGCAAACCATCCAGAAGGCGGACTCGAGGTCACCCTCAAGCTGCCGGAGTACTATCCGAACAAATAG
- the rpsM gene encoding 30S ribosomal protein S13 yields the protein MARIAGVNIPNHQHTVIGLTAIYGIGRPRSQKICDATGIATNKKVKDLDDNELEKLRDEVAKFVVEGDLRRELSMNIKRLMDLGCYRGMRHRKGLPVRGQRTRTNARTRKGPRKAAQSLKK from the coding sequence ATGGCACGTATTGCAGGGGTTAACATCCCAAATCATCAGCACACTGTTATCGGCCTGACGGCGATCTACGGTATTGGCCGTCCGCGTTCGCAGAAGATCTGCGACGCAACCGGTATCGCGACCAACAAGAAGGTCAAGGACCTGGACGATAACGAACTCGAGAAGCTGCGCGACGAAGTTGCGAAGTTTGTCGTGGAAGGCGACCTGCGCCGCGAACTGTCCATGAACATCAAGCGTCTGATGGATCTGGGCTGCTACCGCGGCATGCGTCACCGTAAGGGTCTGCCGGTGCGCGGCCAGCGTACCCGTACCAATGCTCGTACCCGCAAAGGTCCGCGCAAGGCCGCACAATCGCTCAAGAAATAA
- the secY gene encoding preprotein translocase subunit SecY gives MATNSQLGKSAASGFPWGRLWFLLGALVVYRIGAHIPVPGIDPVQLAALFKQNEGGILGMFNMFSGGALSRFTVFALGIMPYISASIIMQLASIVSPQLEALKKEGEAGRRKITQYTRYFTVALALFQAFGIAVALEAQPGLVLDPGMGFRFVTVTTLLTGTMFLMWLGEQITERGLGNGISIIIFAGIAAGLPSALGGLFTLVSNGSIGSFSAILIVVLVVAVTYGVVFVERGQRKILVNYAKRQVGNKIYGGQTSHLPLKLNMAGVIPPIFASSIILFPATIVDWFTRGKDSSSPVIGFLKDLAASLAPGEAIHALLYAVAIVFFCFFYTALVFNSKETADNLKKSGAFVPGIRPGEQTARYIDKILMRLTLAGAVYITLVCLVPEFMTAQWKVPFYFGGTSLLIIVVVTMDFMAQVQNYVMSQQYESLLRKANFKGGIPTR, from the coding sequence TTGGCGACTAATTCACAACTTGGTAAAAGCGCCGCTTCCGGCTTCCCCTGGGGTCGGCTGTGGTTTTTGCTTGGCGCATTGGTCGTGTACCGCATCGGTGCTCACATCCCGGTCCCCGGGATTGACCCGGTGCAGCTTGCGGCGCTGTTCAAGCAGAACGAGGGTGGCATCCTGGGCATGTTCAACATGTTCTCGGGCGGCGCCCTGTCCCGCTTTACCGTGTTCGCTCTCGGCATCATGCCCTACATTTCGGCTTCGATCATCATGCAGCTCGCATCGATCGTCTCGCCGCAACTGGAGGCGCTGAAGAAGGAAGGCGAAGCCGGCCGCCGCAAGATCACCCAGTACACCCGTTACTTCACGGTGGCACTGGCGTTGTTCCAGGCATTCGGCATCGCGGTCGCGCTCGAGGCGCAGCCGGGACTCGTGCTCGATCCGGGCATGGGCTTCCGCTTCGTCACCGTGACGACCCTCCTGACCGGCACCATGTTCCTCATGTGGCTGGGCGAGCAGATCACCGAACGCGGTCTCGGCAACGGTATCTCGATCATCATCTTCGCGGGTATCGCGGCAGGTCTGCCGTCGGCCCTGGGTGGCCTGTTCACCCTGGTCTCGAACGGTTCGATCGGCAGCTTCTCGGCGATCCTGATCGTGGTCCTGGTGGTGGCGGTGACCTACGGCGTGGTGTTCGTGGAACGCGGCCAGCGCAAGATCCTCGTCAATTACGCCAAGCGCCAGGTCGGCAACAAGATCTACGGTGGCCAAACCAGCCACCTGCCCTTGAAGCTGAACATGGCCGGCGTGATTCCGCCGATCTTCGCTTCGTCGATCATCCTGTTCCCGGCGACCATCGTCGACTGGTTCACGCGCGGCAAGGACTCCAGCAGCCCGGTCATCGGGTTCCTGAAGGACCTGGCGGCGTCGCTGGCTCCGGGCGAGGCGATCCACGCGTTGCTGTATGCGGTGGCGATCGTTTTCTTCTGCTTCTTCTACACCGCGCTGGTGTTCAACAGCAAGGAAACGGCGGATAACTTGAAGAAGAGCGGCGCTTTCGTTCCGGGCATCCGTCCGGGCGAGCAGACCGCACGCTACATCGACAAGATCCTGATGCGCCTGACCCTGGCCGGTGCGGTCTATATCACCCTGGTGTGCCTGGTGCCGGAGTTCATGACTGCCCAGTGGAAGGTTCCCTTCTACTTCGGCGGCACGTCGCTCCTGATCATCGTGGTGGTGACGATGGACTTCATGGCACAAGTGCAGAACTATGTCATGTCGCAGCAATACGAATCGCTGCTGCGGAAGGCGAACTTCAAGGGCGGAATTCCGACGCGATAA